A genomic window from Methanobrevibacter sp. TLL-48-HuF1 includes:
- a CDS encoding GNAT family N-acetyltransferase produces the protein MNIEYIKENYIFETLNQHHDLNDFECESQDLTDFLKNDALNQQNMNLNLTQLVICDEIIVGYVSILTDSMKLKILEDEETKKEICNELNISENNELPAIKIGRFAIDKKYAKKGLGSHILANVLLSMLKLSKTKIGFRVIIVEAYAIALDFYIKNNFYTRESDKEILKKIDMIKKQDPTRCFNIYLDLKDIKEEPKN, from the coding sequence ATGAATATAGAGTATATTAAAGAAAATTATATTTTCGAAACATTAAACCAACATCATGACCTAAATGATTTTGAGTGCGAGTCACAGGATTTAACAGATTTCTTAAAAAATGATGCATTAAATCAGCAGAATATGAATTTAAACTTAACACAATTAGTAATATGTGATGAAATTATAGTTGGATATGTATCAATTCTAACAGATTCAATGAAATTAAAAATCTTAGAAGATGAAGAAACTAAAAAAGAAATATGCAATGAGTTAAACATTAGTGAAAACAATGAATTGCCTGCAATTAAAATTGGAAGATTTGCAATAGATAAAAAATATGCCAAAAAAGGATTAGGTTCACATATACTTGCTAATGTATTACTTTCAATGCTTAAACTATCAAAAACTAAAATAGGATTTAGAGTCATTATTGTTGAAGCATATGCAATAGCATTAGATTTTTATATTAAAAATAATTTTTACACACGTGAAAGTGATAAGGAAATCCTTAAAAAAATAGATATGATAAAAAAACAAGACCCAACAAGGTGTTTTAACATATATTTAGATTTAAAAGATATAAAAGAGGAACCAAAAAATTAA
- a CDS encoding 2-C-methyl-D-erythritol 4-phosphate cytidylyltransferase has product MICAALLAGGIGTRLDVGMPKQFYLIADKPILIHSLEAFLKVEEMDEIIVSSPKECINKTKDVIKEYELTDPRITVIEGGKRRSDTILNSINYTLENDYPKDSIMVTHDAARIFVTPQLIKDSVRYAKQYGAASAVIPATDVIFESKKQGILTDVPDRQYLLQSQTPQSFNINHYLEIYSDLSDEEIDKLDEAMILFHMRGHEIGLFEGDRTNFKVTRPSDIKIANAMLRG; this is encoded by the coding sequence ATGATATGTGCTGCACTACTTGCTGGAGGTATAGGAACCCGTTTGGATGTTGGAATGCCTAAGCAATTTTATTTAATAGCTGATAAACCAATTTTAATACATTCCTTGGAAGCTTTCTTAAAAGTTGAAGAAATGGATGAAATTATAGTATCTTCACCAAAAGAATGCATTAATAAAACTAAAGATGTAATAAAAGAATATGAATTAACAGACCCCAGAATCACTGTTATAGAAGGTGGAAAAAGACGTAGTGATACAATTTTAAATTCCATTAACTACACTCTTGAAAATGATTATCCTAAAGATTCAATAATGGTTACTCATGATGCTGCAAGGATATTTGTAACTCCTCAGTTAATTAAAGACAGTGTCAGGTATGCAAAACAGTATGGAGCAGCCAGTGCAGTTATTCCAGCTACAGATGTAATATTTGAATCTAAAAAACAGGGAATATTAACTGATGTTCCGGACAGGCAGTATTTGCTGCAGTCTCAGACGCCACAGTCATTTAATATAAATCATTACCTTGAAATTTACAGTGATTTGTCCGATGAAGAAATTGACAAATTAGATGAAGCTATGATTTTGTTTCACATGAGAGGTCATGAAATTGGTTTATTTGAAGGGGATAGAACCAATTTTAAAGTTACAAGACCATCAGATATTAAAATAGCTAATGCGATGTTAAGGGGATAA
- a CDS encoding surface carbohydrate biosynthesis protein: MADIVIFYELPERELNNANLLKAEFEKRGYSVDILGYYNYRELIFPKEYKPKLLIGQAGYNNNDIERYTVRFKPKIDKILNLRYEQVIAKRILDSKAHYPKEYMKKASHVCWSEKIKQDMMAEGIEEKNLPVTGDIKTDFSNHRFDSFFKTKNQLASEFNLDSSKEWILFISSFTFNEKDSKRLMSMNHNLDDGKYMQKWNVESKAIVMEWFEKFLKTHPEKEFIYRPHPVEFNVLDEDSTISILDEKYPNFHYINKYAIQEWIRPCDYLNTVISTSIIDVYLLEKQCNILRPVELNPDFDNPLLVGAKTISTYEEFEKLNTLKNTEEFPVSREMIDQYYDFGDKLAYERICDYAEKMINDDSFKQDFYPNPSRFHRLKFIIKRSLDVPKLIPAVIKSAIKNKSSTSKTKDNRSIYEKNAKKIREIINQSS; this comes from the coding sequence ATGGCAGATATTGTAATCTTTTATGAACTTCCGGAAAGGGAATTAAATAATGCTAATCTTTTAAAAGCAGAATTTGAAAAAAGAGGATATTCTGTTGATATATTGGGGTATTATAATTACAGGGAACTTATTTTTCCAAAAGAATATAAACCGAAACTACTGATTGGTCAGGCAGGTTATAACAATAATGACATTGAAAGATATACTGTCAGATTCAAACCTAAAATAGATAAAATACTTAATTTAAGGTATGAACAGGTAATAGCTAAAAGAATTCTTGATTCCAAGGCCCATTATCCTAAGGAGTATATGAAAAAAGCCAGTCATGTTTGCTGGAGTGAAAAGATAAAACAGGATATGATGGCTGAAGGAATTGAGGAAAAGAATTTACCTGTTACCGGAGATATTAAAACTGATTTTTCAAATCACAGATTTGATTCATTTTTCAAAACTAAGAATCAGCTGGCCAGTGAATTTAATTTGGATTCATCCAAGGAATGGATTTTATTTATTTCAAGTTTCACATTTAATGAAAAAGACTCTAAACGTTTAATGAGTATGAATCATAATCTGGATGACGGTAAATATATGCAAAAATGGAATGTTGAATCAAAAGCTATTGTAATGGAATGGTTTGAGAAATTCCTAAAGACACATCCTGAAAAGGAATTTATTTACCGCCCTCATCCTGTTGAATTTAATGTACTTGATGAAGATTCTACAATCAGTATTTTAGATGAAAAATATCCTAATTTCCATTATATCAATAAATATGCAATTCAGGAATGGATCAGGCCATGCGATTACTTAAACACTGTTATAAGTACTTCTATTATTGATGTTTACTTGCTGGAAAAACAGTGTAATATTTTAAGGCCCGTTGAGCTGAATCCTGATTTTGATAATCCATTGCTTGTTGGAGCTAAAACAATCAGCACTTACGAGGAATTTGAAAAGTTAAACACCCTTAAAAACACTGAAGAATTCCCGGTTTCTCGTGAAATGATTGATCAGTATTATGATTTTGGAGATAAGCTGGCTTATGAGCGAATTTGTGATTATGCAGAAAAAATGATTAATGATGATTCGTTTAAGCAGGATTTCTATCCGAATCCGTCAAGATTCCACAGATTAAAGTTCATTATTAAAAGATCTCTTGATGTTCCGAAATTAATTCCTGCAGTTATCAAATCAGCTATTAAAAACAAATCATCAACATCCAAAACTAAAGATAACAGGTCAATTTATGAAAAAAATGCTAAGAAAATAAGAGAAATTATTAATCAGTCCTCATAG